GGGAAAACTGAAATCTTGGAAAAATTCCCATAAAGTTCCCATAAAGTAGTGTGTGGTACAGCTCAAATCCTATATCCATACCATAATCAAACTTTAACATCTACTCGGTAAGATTAAGACGATTATAAGTTCTCCCATGGTATAGGAGTACTGAGTATGAAATTCAATCTACGTTTTGTTTTAATTGTTCCCTTTGTTCTACAGATTTTCGCGGTAGTGGGATTGACGGGATGGCTATCGTTACGCAATGGACAGAAAGCGGTTGAAAATTTAGTCACTCAGTTACAGCAAGAAACCGGCGATCGCATTCAACAACACCTCAAAAGTTATTTACAGACTCCTTATTTAGTCAATCAAAATATTGTGGATGCCATAGAATTAGGCTATCTAAATATAGACAATCCCCGCAGCATGGAATCCTATTTCCTAAAACAAATCCGTCATTTTCCCCATATAGGATATATCCAAGCAGGCAATGAAGAGAGAGAATTTTATGGACTAGAACGGACGAATGACGGAGGATTAAATATTGAAATATCCGATGCTTTAACCCATTATAAGATTTACACCTATGCAACCGATAACCAAGGCAGGCGCACCGAAAAAATATTGCGGGTGAGTCCAAGCTACGATCCCCGTCCTCGTCCTTGGTATACTCCTGCTGCCACTCAAAATCACTCAGCCTGGAGTGAGATTTATAGTTACGTTACCCATCCTCGTTTAGCCCTCACCATTGGAACACCAATTTATGACCAAGAGAATCAATTCAAGGGAATCATTGGTACAGATTTAACCTTATTAGGTATTAACCAATTTCTCAGTCAATTAAAAATTTCTCAGTCTGGACAAGCCTTTATTTTAGAACGGTCTGGATTGTTAGTCGCCACTTCCACTGATGAAAAACCCTTTATTGCTCCAACTGAACAGAAGGAGTTCAAGCGACTGAAAGCAACAGATAGTCAACAGTTTCTCACTCAAAAAACTACCCACTTCTTGATTGAAAATTTTGGTAATTTATCTCAAATCCCCCAAAACCAACACATCGAATTCAAACTTGAGGGGGTTAGACACTTTCTAGAAGTGACAAACTATAAAGATCAATGGGGATTAGATTGGTTAATTGTGATTGTTGTGCCAGAATCCGATTTTATGGCGCAAATTTATGCCAGTAGACGCAACACCATTTTACTCTGTCTTGGAGCATTGGCCATTGCCATAGTTTTGGGATGGTATACATCTCATTGGATTGCACAACCGATCTTAAAACTTGCACAATCCTCAGAAGAAATGTCAGAAGGAAATTTAGAGCAGCAAGTCTCTGGAGGAGCGATCGCCGAACTCAAGACCCTCGCCAGAGCATTTAACCGCATGGCAAGTGAACTAAGAACCTCCTTTTCTCAACTAGAACAGCGAGTAGAAGAACGTACCTTAGAACTTTCTGAGGCTAAAGAAGCAGCCGATAGTGCCAACGGAGCCAAAAGTGAATTTCTGGCCAATATGAGCCACGAACTTCGCACCCCCCTCAATGGTATCCTCGGTTATGCCCAGATTATGCATCGTGCGACAGACCTCAATCAACATCGTAAGGGCGTGGATGTGATTGAACAAGCCGGTTCCCATCTGTTAACCCTGATTAACGATATCCTTGACCTGGCTAAAATCGAAGCCCGAAAAATGGAACTGTTTCCCAAGGATTTACACTTACCATCCTTTTTGGTGGGAGTAGCAGAAATCGCCAGAGTAAGAGCCGAAAATAAAGGCATTACCCTCCAGTTTTTGCCCGACGAAAGATTACCGACCGGCATTAAAGCTGATGAAAAACGCCTGCGTCAACTATTACTAAATCTCTTAGGCAATGCGATTAAATTTACTGACCAAGGCAATGTAACCTTTTCTGTTACCAACCTACAAGGAACAGCAGGAAGTCAGGCCAGAATTCGCTTTACCATCCAGGATACAGGGGTGGGGATGAGTCAAGAACAAATCGAAAAAATATTTTTACCCTTTGAGCAAGTTGGCTCCACATCGCGGCGTTCAGAAGGAACAGGTTTAGGATTAACGATTTGTCGTCAAATTGCCCAAATGATGGAGAGTGAAATTGAGGTCAACAGTACATTAGGAATGGGAACCACATTCAGGTTTGAAGTCAATTTTCCCATTTCCTCAGAATGGGTTAGTTCTGCGGCTTATTTATCAAAAGGTCACATTCTCGGTTACCGTGGAGAACCAAAAACTATCCTGATTGTAGACGATCACACGGTCAATCGAATTGTGATTTCGGAAGTATTAACTCCATTAGGGTTTAGGATACTCGAAGCATCTAATGGACGGGAGGGATTAGAACAGGTCAAACAGAAGCAACCGGACTTGGTAATTACAGATATTGTCATGCCAGAAATGAACGGGTATGATTTCGCTCGTCAGGTTCGGGAGTCTTATTCCCAAGAGTTGCCGATCATCGCCGCTAGTGCCAGTGTATCACTGGCCGATCAAAGTTTGGCGATCGCGGCTGGCTGTAAGGATTTTCTGGAAAAACCTGTGGATATGGAAAAATTGTTAATTGTGTTACAGAAATATCTGAATCTGCAATGGGTTTACGAATCCATAGAATCTGTAAGCGTTGCTACAGAAAAAGAGATAGTTTTTCCCAAAAATGATGAATTGCTTAAGATGTATGAAATGGCAAAAATTGGAGATATTCTAGGAATTGAACAAGAAGCACAACGGTTAAAAGACATCGATCCTAACTATCACGGATTTTGCGAGCGCATCCTGATCTTAGCTGCTGAATTTGAAGATAAAACCATTGTCGAGCTTATTGATTCTGTGCCGAGTTAGCGATCTACTCTAGATGGAGGACTGAGTATGAAATTCAATTTGCGTTTAGTTTTAATTGTTCCCTTTGTCCTCCAAATTTTTGCCGTTGTAGGATTAACAGGATGGCTCTCGTTACGCAATGGACAAGAAGCCGTGAATGATGTAGCCGCTCAATTGCGTAGTGAGCTGGCCAAACGGATTGTACAACAATTGGATACTTATTTAAATACACCTCATGTAGTGAATCAGATTAATAGTGAAGCCGTTCGCCTGGGTCTGTTGAATCTAGAAGATATTCCCAGTTTAGAGCGCTACTTTTTTTCTCAGATGCAGCAATTTGAGACCGTTAGCTATATTTCCTTGGGAACTGAGCAGCGAGAATATGTAGGGGTACAAAGAAAAGCGGATCGGAGCTTTGCTCTAGAGGTATCCGATCGCAGGACGGATTATCACTTTGAAACTTGGACGCTCGATGGGAACGGTCAACGGTTAGAACGGGTGGGTCGTATACCCGACTACGATCCCCGAAAACGGGAATGGTACAAAACCGGCGATCGCGCCGGAAAAGCTGTCTGGACAGAGATTTACACTTATTTTTCCACCCAAGAACTGGCTTTAACAGCCG
The genomic region above belongs to Roseofilum capinflatum BLCC-M114 and contains:
- a CDS encoding hybrid sensor histidine kinase/response regulator, whose product is MKFNLRFVLIVPFVLQIFAVVGLTGWLSLRNGQKAVENLVTQLQQETGDRIQQHLKSYLQTPYLVNQNIVDAIELGYLNIDNPRSMESYFLKQIRHFPHIGYIQAGNEEREFYGLERTNDGGLNIEISDALTHYKIYTYATDNQGRRTEKILRVSPSYDPRPRPWYTPAATQNHSAWSEIYSYVTHPRLALTIGTPIYDQENQFKGIIGTDLTLLGINQFLSQLKISQSGQAFILERSGLLVATSTDEKPFIAPTEQKEFKRLKATDSQQFLTQKTTHFLIENFGNLSQIPQNQHIEFKLEGVRHFLEVTNYKDQWGLDWLIVIVVPESDFMAQIYASRRNTILLCLGALAIAIVLGWYTSHWIAQPILKLAQSSEEMSEGNLEQQVSGGAIAELKTLARAFNRMASELRTSFSQLEQRVEERTLELSEAKEAADSANGAKSEFLANMSHELRTPLNGILGYAQIMHRATDLNQHRKGVDVIEQAGSHLLTLINDILDLAKIEARKMELFPKDLHLPSFLVGVAEIARVRAENKGITLQFLPDERLPTGIKADEKRLRQLLLNLLGNAIKFTDQGNVTFSVTNLQGTAGSQARIRFTIQDTGVGMSQEQIEKIFLPFEQVGSTSRRSEGTGLGLTICRQIAQMMESEIEVNSTLGMGTTFRFEVNFPISSEWVSSAAYLSKGHILGYRGEPKTILIVDDHTVNRIVISEVLTPLGFRILEASNGREGLEQVKQKQPDLVITDIVMPEMNGYDFARQVRESYSQELPIIAASASVSLADQSLAIAAGCKDFLEKPVDMEKLLIVLQKYLNLQWVYESIESVSVATEKEIVFPKNDELLKMYEMAKIGDILGIEQEAQRLKDIDPNYHGFCERILILAAEFEDKTIVELIDSVPS